AATGCTACTACTGACCGCAACTTTGGATATCTGCCGGTGAATGTCTCCTCGTATCTCGTCTATCTTCCTTAGTGCCTCCATCTTCATTGCCTCATCCATCCTGAGTTTCAAAAAGTAAGATGTTCCCTCTCCAGCAGCTGGCATTTCTTTTTTTATTTTTCTTATCTCGCTGTTTCCATCCTCATCTATCTTGAGTTTTGACAAGTCATTGCTGTCAAAAATGACCTTGACTCCGTACTCATCTTTGTTTTTGAATTTTCTGATCTTCGGCCTGAGTTCCTTGTATGACTTGATCATATATTGCCTGAGCCCTTCGGAATTCTTGAACAGCGTGCCAAATCTCACTGGCAGTGTTACCCACCTCCCACGTGACTGGTCTACCACGTTCTGATGCATGTTGATCTCATCGACTCCGGGATGGATCTCCTTGAATGGCATGTCGCTTATCACGGCGCACAGATCCTTGAATGCGATTGCGCGAACCTCCTTTCCATACAGTCCGATGTTACCAAGGCTAGGTGCATTGTCTGCATCTATTATGCAGTAGAGGTAGACTCCGCTGGTCATCTGTGATTCCTCCTCGGCTCCTTTGGTGCCTGGATCGGCCTTACCGACGAGAGCATTGCAATGATGTTTAGGACGATAAGATCCACGTCGGCAACCGAGATTGTTATTTCTCCGCCTATGACGGTTCCCCTATCGAGAATCTTGTCTACTAGGTCGGCCAAAGATGCCTGCCTTTGCATGTCTTTTGAGTCCAAGAGTTGACCGATGCCCAAGTTCAGCTCCTCGGGCTTGATGTCAAACTTGCCTGCGACCTCATCCAATCTCTGCTTTATCTGCATAAACGACATGCCCAACCTCTCAACCTCTTGCTCTGTTAGCGTTCCCTGTGCAATCCGCCTTTGTGCCTGCTTCTCGAGAATCTGTCTTAGCAGGTCAACTACCGTGAGCACGAGCTTTGCTAGTCCTTTTTGGAGCTTTTCTCCGTCCACCTCTATTTTGCCTGGAACCGCCAGTTGTGTTTTTGCCGAATTCATTTCCGCCTCAACTCTTTTAGCTGCTGCGTCTCGCGCTCCTTTTCCCATTTCTCCCATGGAAGCTTGAGCCCGTACCGCTTTGCAGTCTCTAGTGATGCAATTACTAGGTTGATCTTCAGGGAAAGCAGGTCTACACCGACAACCGATATGGTGATGTCTCCGTTTATTACGACGCCCTTGTCCAATATTCTGTCGAGAAGATCAATTACTGTAAGCTCCTTCTTAGTAAGCTGCTTAAGTGACAATGTCGTTTACACCTTCACGCCTCATCTTGCAGTACCCGCAGATACCACTGTCTCTGAACCAGTGCCTTTCGCAAAATCCCTCCATATATTGCTCCTGCATGGTGGCGGCAAGGTGGACTGCAAGTATATCCAACGGTATGCCACGCTGGCACTCTGGACACTTTGCAAAGATCCACCCCTTACTCATTGCCTTCTTGAGGTCTACCTCATCAAACTTTCCACATACCAGACATGTTGCCAATACTATCACTCTATTATTTCGCAGATTGTATTCCTGGTGGGGCTGCTAATCCTAGTGCTGATGCATAACGCAGGAATGTATCTACTCCGGATACGACAATCCTTGCTCGTATCACGAGTATCTCTATTCCAACTAGTGAAACTGAAACGTTTGCATCAATTACTAGCCCCTTGTCAAGCACACGATCTACTAGATCGTATATGTTAAGCATTGGTCTATAGGCTTGTTGGGACATTTCTCTATAGGATTCTTCCCAACAGTTCATGAATATAATGTACTATGGTACATTGTTCTATGTTCCTGTTCTGCGCTGAATGGTAATTGAAGCGTTCGTGTACCGCTGGTAAATTGTTCAATTAATCATTTAAGCAATCTGGCGATAAATCTATGATGAAAAAAGCAGTGGGCTATTCTGGCATCGTGGTTTTTGCGGTAATTCTGATTCTGTTTTTTTTGTCATATGCAAAGTGGTTCAATACCGAGTTCCACCAACCTGCTGCCAAAAAGGAGGAACTTGACTGGCAGGATGTCCCAAATCATCAACAGGTTGCTCTGCAGGAGACGCTGCACGCCGATGTGGCGTGGGAAAACCGGGCCGTGCCTGCAGTCAACCAGCCAAGCGACAACATGCACGTAATAGTGGTGCCTTATTTTGAGCCGTCCAGCAGCGACTGGGGACTCCTTTACGCCGAGGCTGACAGGAATCCGGGCGTGATTAAATATGCGATTATAAACCCATGCAGTGGCCCGTGCGGCAAGTCTCTTCCAGTAGAATGGCAACAGATAATCCTGGAGCTAAGGAAACGTGGAATCCTGACACTTGGATACATCTTTGATACCTCGCAGAGCGTTGAAAACATTGATTATTACATGAAGGCGCAGGTTCCAACGGACGGAATATTTTTTGATAATGAGGGCAGCTCCAATACTGTCGGCAGGTTTGCACCGTATTCAGAATACGTCCGCAACCTTGGAGGGATCGTGTACATCAATCCTGGCTTTAACTACTCGCATATGAGTGGATATCTGCAAGACGGAGTCGTGGACGTAGTCAACATCTACGAATTTGAGTCGTCCAAATCCCACTATATGGACATAGACAAAAACATCCATCCCCGACAAGTCAGCGCAATACTTGGAAACGTCTACAGTGTCTCTGATATGGTGCGAATGGTTCATGAAGCATCCGCGGCAGGAATTGGGACTGTCTACGTGTATTCTGACTCTTATCACGGACTGCCTGTATTTTTTTCAGAGCTGGTAAGAGAAGCAGCAGTAACTAAAATACGGTTGAGTCATCTGGCTACATAATCACGGTTCGCTGAGCTCCGCATTGATGTGCGAAATTAACTCTTTGATTGTAACTGGTTTTCTAATAAAGCACTTTACTTCAACGTTTGGGAAGACCTTTTTGAATTCCTCATAATACACTTCAAATGCCGTGAAAAAGCACACCTTTGCGGAATCACTACCCTTCTTTTTGATCTCCCTGTATAGCTCAAATCCGTTCATCTTTGGCATTCGTATGTCCAGAAGCAACAGATCATACATTCCCGTGTTGTAACTTTCTAATGCGGATGTCGGATCATTGTGCGTGGAAACCTCAAATCCGTTTTTTGTAAGGCCGTTTTTTATTGATGTGGTTATGTCTGGCTCATCATCGACTACAAAGATTCTTTTTTTCATTGCGCCTCAAGATCCCCATCTAGTTATCTACTTCGTTTTATAAGATGTTATCTGTCATAACGGCAACGTGAATATGAACGAGGCCCCATTACCGTCACGGTTGTTGTGAGCAGTAATGTGCCCGCCGTGGGCCTCGATGATGTTTTTAGTAATGTATAGGCCAAGTCCCAATCCTTGTGGTGATGTGGAGACAAATTTTGAGAACAATGACTGCATGATGGTGGGGTTTATTCCAAGACCATCGTCCTTGACTGTCACTATTGCCTGCTTTTGCCGGCTCTTTTTTTCGATGGTTATTGATATGGTGCCGCTAGTGGTGAACTTTATTGCATTTGTGAGCAGGTTGCTGATCACCTGGGAGATACGATCCTTGTCTGCATACACGAAGACGTTCCTATCCGGCTTTATGATGCGCAGGTTTTGGTAGCTTTTGGCAAAACTTGGGATCACGTCATCTATGGTGTCTGTGATGACCTCTGTCAGATTGAAGATCTCCCTGCTTAGTCTGACTGACTGGTTTTCTATGCGCGACAGATCCAAGAGGTTTTTTGCGACAGCCTGAAGTCTCTTTGCGTTCCTGATTATCACCGGGGCATATTTCTGCCCGCTTGAGGGATCTCGTTTTAACAATTCGGAGGATGTAAGTATTGTCTGCAGGGGTGCCTTCATCTCGTGGGCTGCAATGTTTATGAATTCGACCTGTTTTCTATGAGTTGCTGACTCTGTAGCATCATCGCGCTTTTCTACTACCAGATCTTTCGTAGCTGCCAACCATATTTCATTGACTATTAAAAAATATAAGATGCTATGGTAGATTGTTCTAAATTAAAAAACTGGGCATTTCTGGGATTCATACAACTGGTTCGAGCTTTATTTGCGCACCGTTTCCGGTCTTTTCCATCGTCACTGCAAATAGGTGTGACCATGGCATGTCTGATTGTAGAAACAGGGTTCCACCAATGTCTAAAAAACTGATGCTCACATCGGAGTATCTGGACAGCATGCTCCTTACATCGTCTGTGGGGTTGACGTTGACTGCAACCGTGAGGCTACTGTGTTGTCTTATCTCATTTAGGTCCTGGGACGTTATTTTTGGCATGGTGTCTGAAAAGATGATGCTGAGCAAAAGTTTGTCTGGGTTTTTTGC
The sequence above is drawn from the Candidatus Nitrosotenuis cloacae genome and encodes:
- a CDS encoding GvpL/GvpF family gas vesicle protein; amino-acid sequence: MTSGVYLYCIIDADNAPSLGNIGLYGKEVRAIAFKDLCAVISDMPFKEIHPGVDEINMHQNVVDQSRGRWVTLPVRFGTLFKNSEGLRQYMIKSYKELRPKIRKFKNKDEYGVKVIFDSNDLSKLKIDEDGNSEIRKIKKEMPAAGEGTSYFLKLRMDEAMKMEALRKIDEIRGDIHRQISKVAVSSSILRSDLAQIIMNSSYLIDRSKKDAFDSQVNKISEKYEAYGITVHSSGPWAPYSFC
- a CDS encoding gas vesicle protein K; the protein is MGKGARDAAAKRVEAEMNSAKTQLAVPGKIEVDGEKLQKGLAKLVLTVVDLLRQILEKQAQRRIAQGTLTEQEVERLGMSFMQIKQRLDEVAGKFDIKPEELNLGIGQLLDSKDMQRQASLADLVDKILDRGTVIGGEITISVADVDLIVLNIIAMLSSVRPIQAPKEPRRNHR
- a CDS encoding gas vesicle protein, with protein sequence MSLKQLTKKELTVIDLLDRILDKGVVINGDITISVVGVDLLSLKINLVIASLETAKRYGLKLPWEKWEKERETQQLKELRRK
- the gvpJ gene encoding gas vesicle protein GvpJ, which codes for MSQQAYRPMLNIYDLVDRVLDKGLVIDANVSVSLVGIEILVIRARIVVSGVDTFLRYASALGLAAPPGIQSAK
- a CDS encoding spherulation-specific family 4 protein, which produces MKKAVGYSGIVVFAVILILFFLSYAKWFNTEFHQPAAKKEELDWQDVPNHQQVALQETLHADVAWENRAVPAVNQPSDNMHVIVVPYFEPSSSDWGLLYAEADRNPGVIKYAIINPCSGPCGKSLPVEWQQIILELRKRGILTLGYIFDTSQSVENIDYYMKAQVPTDGIFFDNEGSSNTVGRFAPYSEYVRNLGGIVYINPGFNYSHMSGYLQDGVVDVVNIYEFESSKSHYMDIDKNIHPRQVSAILGNVYSVSDMVRMVHEASAAGIGTVYVYSDSYHGLPVFFSELVREAAVTKIRLSHLAT
- a CDS encoding response regulator: MKKRIFVVDDEPDITTSIKNGLTKNGFEVSTHNDPTSALESYNTGMYDLLLLDIRMPKMNGFELYREIKKKGSDSAKVCFFTAFEVYYEEFKKVFPNVEVKCFIRKPVTIKELISHINAELSEP
- a CDS encoding sensor histidine kinase; protein product: MAATKDLVVEKRDDATESATHRKQVEFINIAAHEMKAPLQTILTSSELLKRDPSSGQKYAPVIIRNAKRLQAVAKNLLDLSRIENQSVRLSREIFNLTEVITDTIDDVIPSFAKSYQNLRIIKPDRNVFVYADKDRISQVISNLLTNAIKFTTSGTISITIEKKSRQKQAIVTVKDDGLGINPTIMQSLFSKFVSTSPQGLGLGLYITKNIIEAHGGHITAHNNRDGNGASFIFTLPL